The Hordeum vulgare subsp. vulgare chromosome 7H, MorexV3_pseudomolecules_assembly, whole genome shotgun sequence DNA window cacaaatttcatattgccattCTCAACAACAAATGATTCATACTATTGCCTGGTCCACTGTATCATATTGCCAGCCTGATTAACGTAGGTTGCTGTGTGATGAAATCATCGTACGCATCGGGTGTTTTACcggtcaaattaccactatcaatCAAAATACTActggtatgtatgtatgtatgtatgtatgtatgtatgtatgtatgcgtcGGTATCTTTGACAGCGTGCATACACAGAGTGGGTAGAGGAGGGCTTAGCAATTCCGCATgggtttttcttttttatttttggctcaTGTTTTCCTTCCTTTGTTGGTGAGCTACCGGAGACTTCACCAAATTATTTGTACCACTCGCAACAGTTgttcacctcatcaagttatctGCCAACAGCAACTGTCCTTGAAATGGTCTTTAAATTTCGACGTAAGCCACAAGAAAAAATACCTagcctttgctttgctttgcttagtACTACTCCTatatgcatgttcatattcacgTCATCATGTGGACGCTCAAGTATGTTTGTACAACAACTACTTGCACAGAATGAAATGAGAGATACTAAATCAGCAAGGGACATTATTGTGTATAGATAGTACAAGACGGTAGAGAATCAAATCATGGTACGACTTATAGTTGCATCCATGTACTCCATTTTTAttatatatgtgtatgtatgtactATCAACAGATGTCTGTTGAGCTTTTAAGTATACCTCTACCTACAACCTAAAAGTACAATCCCTCCACTAACTACAATTTTCCCTAAATCTACACACTCCGTGATTTCATTTCATCTTCTCCACAGAACACAACGTTAAATTAACCGCCACAATTTACAGCAAACCcattcatccatccatctctttgcaaAATGATGAGGACTTGCATTGATTTCTCTATGTATTTTTTCACCCTGTAAATTTTTATGGACAAGAACTAATCCACCCATCCTACACAGACAccgtaaaagaagaagaaagtaaaaaaatcAAATCTTTACATGGTTGAGTAGGACCTGGCATGCCCGACTGCGGCGACCCGGCCGGACCCGAAGCTGAACTCGCGCGTGTGGAACGGGCTCCGGTCCTCCGACTCCGACCTCGACCTCGACCGCGACATGTCGGAGCCGCCGTTCCGGGAGCTGCTGTTCCGCCCGCCGCTCGCCGACCGGACCACGCACTCCTCGCAGAGCGTCACGGCCCACTccagctccgccaccacctccgacATCACCGGCCGCCCGCGCCCGCGCGGCCGGACGCACTCCGCGCCGATCTTGGCCACGCGCGCCACCGCCTCCACCTCGTGCCCCCGCGGCTCCGGCACCCGGCCGTCGAGGATCTTGGCGATGTTCCCGGCCTCCACGGCCGGCACCGCGAACTCGATCACGTTCCTCGGCGACCCGCTCCCTTCCTGGCTCTGGTCCCGGTGGATCGCCTTCCTTCCGGTCACCAGCTCCAGCAGCACCACGCCGAAGCTGTACACGTCGCTCCGCTCCGTCAGCTCCTGTAGACGGTAGTACTCCGGGTCCATGTACCCCACCGTCCCCGCCGTCCCCGACGTCGTCGTCGGGCTCGTCGACGCCGAGGCGCCGCTCACGAGGGACAGGCCGAAGTCCGACACCTTGGCCGTCCAGTCATCGTCGAGCAGGATGTTGGACGGCTTGATGTCGCGGTGGATGATGGGCGGCACGGCGTAGCAATGCAGGTACTCGACGCCGCGGGCGGCGTCCAGCGCCACCCGGAGCCGCGCCTCCCATGACGAGAAGAGCGGGGAGTGGCCGGAGCCGGCGTCCTCGCCGTGGAGGTGGTCGTGGAGCGCGCCGTGCGGCATGAACTCGAACACCAGGATGCGCTCGCCGCGCTCCTCGCAGAAGCCCAGGAGGGACACCAGGTTGCGGTGGTTCACGCGGGACAGCAGCCTCAGCTCCGACCGGAACGCCCGCTCCGCgtcgaaccgccgccgccgcctcgcgcccgTGGACGCGCGCTCGGCGCGCTTGATGGCGACCTCCCGCCCGTCGGGGAGCTTGGCGCGGTACACGGACCCGAAGCTGCCGCTCCCGATCTTGGCCTCCTCCGCGAACCCGTTGGTCAGCCGCGAGAGATCCTTGAGCGTGAACTCCTCGCACCCGAGCGGTCGCGCAGGCTGCAACCCCGAGCGCTCCGGCGCCGGCATGACCATGATCTCGACGTCGCGGCCGTCGCGGCAGAGCCGCCTGGACGACGACTCCCCGAGCCGGACGGTGTCGTGCGCCTTCTTGTGCGACCTCCTGGAGGCCAGCAGGTAGAACGTCAGCCCTGCCACGATGATCACCGCGACGCCGGCGCTGGCCACGCCGAGCGCCACCACcagcttcttcttattcttcttgccaTCACCACCGTCGTCACCGAGCTGGGCCGTATTCCCATTGCTGACGACGATCCTGGACGCGTTCAGTGCCTGGCTGCACGGGCTGCACACGGCGAGTTCTTCGCCGGCCAATCCGCCGCCGGTGCCGCAGAGCCTCCCCGAGTCGGGTAGGATGTTGCAGGAGCAGTTACTCTTAGGGGTGCAGGCTCCCGGCATGGTGTCGTTGTAGACGAGGTGCCTCCCGTCGAAGCGGCCGTCGTTCCCCCAGCAGACGACGGAGTAGTTGATGGTCATGACGGCGCACACCGTGTCGCCGTCGGCCTCGATGGAGACGAAGGTGGTGTGCGTGTACTCCTCCGGCACCTTGACGCCCCAGCACCTCACGGTGCCGTTCCCGGCGAGTATGCACGTGGTGTTGCGGCCGAGCGCCATGGCCATCATGTCGGCGGGCAGCTGGTCGGCGCGGACCGTCGGGTTCCCGTCGCCCCAGCACACAAGGCCGCCCAACTTGTCGACGGCGCACGCGTGGCGGCGCCCGGCGGCGACCCTCtggaacggggcggcaagcccgtcGCCCTTGAAGGGCGGCGGCTGCAGCATGCCGCCGCCGTAGCAGGTCATGGCGGTGTCGTTGCCCTTGACGATGCCGCAGAGGAAGTCCTGGCCGAGGGCGATGAGGGAGAAGTCGAGGCCCTTGGGGAGGGAGAGGCCGGGCCACTCCCAGCAGGTGGGCTCGTGGTCGTCGGAGAGGCCGCAGACGTGCGGGCCGCCGGCGGACATGGCCCGGAGCGACGTGCCCCAGTAGATGCGCCGCCCTATTGGGCGGGAGCgcctggcctcctcctcctcggagaAGGACCACCAGCGCatggcggcgtggccgccgacgggcGCCATGAGGCCGCAGAGGAAGTCCCTGCCGGCGGCGATGGCGTTGAAGGGGATGTCGGCGGAGGGGTAGGACGTGACGCGGCCGTCGGGCATCGACTTGCACTGCAGCTTGGAGTTGCCGCCGCCATCCTCGTTGACCCTGTCGATGATGAGCGCGCAGACGAGCGTGCTGTTGGCGGTGTTGGAGATGGCGACGGTGGAGAACtggcgcggcgacggcggcggcgcggcggcggccgcggagacggcgacgaggaggaggaggagcggcgctGTGTTGATCgcgaggccgaggcggcgcgGCGACATTAGcattgagagggagagggaggaggcgacATGGGTGTATGGGTGGAGGGAGCTTGGCTTTGGTTTGATTTCTCGCTTGGTGGCTTGGCTTTCTGTTTCGGGGTTGTAGGTGGGTCGACCCGATGGAGAACGAGTCGAGGACACCGCGTCCGTGTTGGAGTTGGGTTGGGTTGGGTTGGTTatacttttatatttttttcatatTCATACTCTATTTTATGTGCTTGTGTGTAaaaaatatgtgtgtgtgtgattgtgatgatgggtcgatgATGAGGTGAGGGAGGTTGTTTTGGTGTGGTGTGGTTTGGTTTGGTAGACTTGACTAGGTCCGTTGAAATTCAAGTGTCAATGCTACCTTGTGAATTTGTTTCTCCTCCCTCGCTTTGGTGCCTTCTCAGCTAGCTCTCTTGCTAGCTGCTTAGTGCCAAAACCACAATGATTGCCGGATTAGCGGTTACCAGGAGGCAAATTAGTGCATAGCCACTTAGCAGGGcatctttttttcttcctttcttgagGAATTATCATCAGGGCATCTCTAACAGCAGAGAAGGAAGCCGATGCTATTCTCTGGTGCTTTCGTACAAACTTGGTATACAGTTCTCCTGGTGGGAGGAGGTTATCACTCTATCAATTTTAGCGATTGCATTAACCTTAAACATGTTCATAGTTAAAAATGACATTGGAAAAATAATGATAGATATAGATGGCATGTTGTGCAATGAAGATGGAATCAATCTCTCGGCCATGGACATGGAGAGATCATGCTTTCATTCACCAAGAGAAACTCAGCAACTGGCATATCTCCCGTACAGCAACAAACAAATTCCCTCACAAAACGACTGAATCCCCTCAcaaagcaaaaagaaaataaataaacagaCGACTGAATCTACACTCAGAATCAAGAGCCCAGTCTGTACAGTCCCTGCAGAATTGCGGCCAAGCCGGAAGAAGTTAGTGGTGGTTTACTGTTTTAAAACTTTTGACATTTATTTGGTTGACGAAAACCCAAACCAGACGAGGTTTCGATCCAAGTTACGTGGGCTTGGAAACTTTCCTACTATTTTCAAGGCAAAAGGCTGAAAGTTACTGTACTACTTTTGTTCGCTGCACGTACTATCGCACAAGTATTACCCGGGTtatttgctatatatatatactccATGTATGTGCTTTTGGGGAGTGCCCAGTCTTTCCAGACAACTTGTGCATGCATTTATCGAAAAAAAGAAAGTGCTATTATTGAGGCCAGAAATGTGCCCAGATCTTTGAGGAAGAAAAAAGGACGTGCAAGACGGCAAAAGTGTTTACTCCAAAACTCTGCTTGCTGGCTAAGGCCAAGCGGAGAGACCTTATCAGCAAAACAGCAGATACACCATAAAAATCGCCACTTGTCCGCATACTATAGTGTTAACGTTGAGACGACTCGAGAGGGTAGGTGACAGTTTTAGGACACCCGATGAGAGAATGTATGTATAAATCTTCACTCACAATATTCAATCCTGAATCATGTATGCATCCCAATCCC harbors:
- the LOC123412839 gene encoding serine/threonine-protein kinase-like protein CCR4, with amino-acid sequence MLMSPRRLGLAINTAPLLLLLVAVSAAAAAPPPSPRQFSTVAISNTANSTLVCALIIDRVNEDGGGNSKLQCKSMPDGRVTSYPSADIPFNAIAAGRDFLCGLMAPVGGHAAMRWWSFSEEEEARRSRPIGRRIYWGTSLRAMSAGGPHVCGLSDDHEPTCWEWPGLSLPKGLDFSLIALGQDFLCGIVKGNDTAMTCYGGGMLQPPPFKGDGLAAPFQRVAAGRRHACAVDKLGGLVCWGDGNPTVRADQLPADMMAMALGRNTTCILAGNGTVRCWGVKVPEEYTHTTFVSIEADGDTVCAVMTINYSVVCWGNDGRFDGRHLVYNDTMPGACTPKSNCSCNILPDSGRLCGTGGGLAGEELAVCSPCSQALNASRIVVSNGNTAQLGDDGGDGKKNKKKLVVALGVASAGVAVIIVAGLTFYLLASRRSHKKAHDTVRLGESSSRRLCRDGRDVEIMVMPAPERSGLQPARPLGCEEFTLKDLSRLTNGFAEEAKIGSGSFGSVYRAKLPDGREVAIKRAERASTGARRRRRFDAERAFRSELRLLSRVNHRNLVSLLGFCEERGERILVFEFMPHGALHDHLHGEDAGSGHSPLFSSWEARLRVALDAARGVEYLHCYAVPPIIHRDIKPSNILLDDDWTAKVSDFGLSLVSGASASTSPTTTSGTAGTVGYMDPEYYRLQELTERSDVYSFGVVLLELVTGRKAIHRDQSQEGSGSPRNVIEFAVPAVEAGNIAKILDGRVPEPRGHEVEAVARVAKIGAECVRPRGRGRPVMSEVVAELEWAVTLCEECVVRSASGGRNSSSRNGGSDMSRSRSRSESEDRSPFHTREFSFGSGRVAAVGHARSYSTM